The following are encoded together in the Streptomyces sp. NBC_00341 genome:
- a CDS encoding NADP-dependent oxidoreductase, with protein sequence MEAIVFEEFGGPEVLHPARVEDPHPGPGQVRVKVMAAGVNPMDYKIRRGWMREMVPTSLPAIPGVEFAGVVDRTGEGVTGVEVGDEVLGRSVTGSYAEYVLADATRVAPKPAGLSWQDAAALTIAADTAQRVLDELAVAEGDTLLLHGAAGAVGSAAVQLAVARGATVIGTASAANHDYLRVIGATPVEYGDGLVGRVREAAPQGVDAVFDVAGRGALPDSIELRGGTTDRIITIADPAAAEHGIPFSAGSPGSAEQLAEHARLAADGELRVPVERALPLVDAADAQRLSEAGHVRGKLVLLP encoded by the coding sequence ATGGAAGCGATCGTTTTCGAGGAGTTCGGCGGACCCGAGGTCCTGCATCCCGCCCGGGTCGAGGACCCGCATCCCGGTCCGGGACAGGTGCGGGTGAAGGTCATGGCCGCCGGGGTGAATCCCATGGACTACAAGATCCGGCGCGGCTGGATGCGGGAGATGGTCCCGACCTCGCTCCCGGCGATCCCGGGCGTCGAGTTCGCCGGAGTGGTCGACCGGACCGGGGAAGGGGTCACCGGTGTCGAGGTGGGCGACGAGGTGCTGGGCCGCAGCGTCACCGGTTCCTACGCGGAGTACGTGCTGGCCGACGCCACCCGCGTCGCGCCCAAGCCGGCCGGGCTGAGCTGGCAGGACGCGGCCGCGCTGACCATCGCGGCGGACACCGCCCAGCGCGTCCTGGACGAGCTCGCGGTGGCCGAGGGCGACACGCTCCTGCTGCACGGGGCGGCCGGAGCCGTCGGATCGGCGGCGGTGCAACTGGCGGTGGCCCGGGGCGCGACGGTGATCGGTACGGCGTCCGCCGCCAACCACGACTACCTGCGGGTGATCGGCGCGACCCCGGTGGAGTACGGGGACGGGCTGGTCGGCCGGGTCCGCGAAGCCGCTCCCCAGGGGGTGGACGCGGTCTTCGACGTGGCGGGGCGCGGTGCGCTGCCGGACTCCATCGAGCTGCGCGGCGGCACCACGGACCGGATCATCACCATCGCGGACCCGGCGGCGGCCGAGCACGGCATCCCCTTCTCCGCAGGTTCACCCGGGTCCGCGGAGCAGTTGGCCGAGCACGCCCGGCTGGCGGCGGACGGCGAGCTGAGGGTGCCGGTCGAGCGGGCCCTGCCGCTGGTCGACGCGGCCGACGCGCAGCGGCTGAGCGAGGCGGGGCACGTACGGGGGAAGCTCGTCCTCCTGCCGTGA
- a CDS encoding phosphotransferase, which produces MRIGQLLGTGRSADVYELDEQWVLRRYRVGLDARREMPVMSYLSASGYPVPRLGPLPVSAGPGDLVLQRLSGPTMLESLMSGELGGDEGSAMLVGLLAELHTVPARLSADPEDRILHLDLHPGNVMLTADGPVVIDWSNTEEGPPALDRAMTALILSQVAVDPQDPAASGARALVDILVPLLAADDGIPARHLAAAAARRAANPTMRPAELALIGKASDLVTSLSA; this is translated from the coding sequence ATGCGAATAGGCCAACTGCTGGGCACCGGACGCTCCGCCGACGTATACGAGCTGGACGAGCAGTGGGTCCTGCGGCGCTATCGCGTCGGGCTGGACGCCAGGCGCGAGATGCCCGTCATGTCCTATCTCTCGGCCTCCGGTTACCCGGTCCCCCGGCTCGGCCCGCTGCCGGTCTCCGCCGGTCCCGGCGACCTGGTGCTGCAGCGCCTGAGCGGTCCGACGATGCTGGAGTCCCTGATGTCCGGCGAACTCGGCGGGGACGAGGGCTCCGCCATGCTGGTCGGCCTGCTCGCGGAGCTGCACACCGTCCCGGCCCGGCTCTCGGCGGATCCCGAGGACCGGATCCTCCACCTCGACCTGCACCCGGGCAACGTGATGCTGACGGCCGACGGCCCCGTGGTGATCGACTGGAGCAACACGGAGGAGGGCCCGCCCGCCCTGGACCGGGCCATGACCGCGCTGATCCTGTCCCAGGTCGCGGTCGATCCCCAGGACCCGGCGGCGTCGGGCGCCCGCGCGCTGGTGGACATCCTGGTGCCGCTGCTGGCCGCCGACGACGGCATCCCGGCCCGCCACCTCGCCGCGGCGGCAGCGCGCAGAGCCGCCAACCCGACGATGAGACCGGCCGAACTGGCCCTCATCGGAAAGGCGTCGGACCTGGTCACCTCGCTGTCAGCGTAG
- a CDS encoding bifunctional 3'-5' exonuclease/DNA polymerase, protein MTERWAVAATESGGARLVPLDAAGLPTAPAVTEPELAEAVRSRPGVTRWVWRSTAEIYPRLLAAGVSVARCYDIEAAESLLLGHEGRLGEPRSAAAAHARLLRAPVPPDPAPRQAVPGSQSSLFEPRSGTELPFDALLQVYADQLARHDATARPDRMRLLTASESAGMLVAAEMNRAGLPWRADVHRDVLQELLGERYAGGEPRRLAELADEVSAAFGHRVRPDLPADVVRAFGRAGIKVKSTRRWELEELDHPAVRPLIQYKKLYRIWTAHGWSWLQDWVRDGRFRPEYQPGGTVSGRWTTNGGGALQIPKVIRRAVVADEGWRLVVADADQMEPRVLAAISRDRGLMEVAGHDGDLYTALSDRAFHGDRDHAKIALLGAVYGQTSGDGLKNLAALRRRFPHAVAYVDEAAKAGEEGRLVRTWLGRTSPPAAGSGDDGEAGIPQEGGDDLPGEGSGSPADGGFTPGYASSDARARGRFTRNFVVQGSAADWALLLLAALRHSLTAAGLRAELVFFQHDEVIVHCPREEAETVVEAIRAAGELAGRTTFGETPVRFPFTTAVVRRYSDAK, encoded by the coding sequence ATGACCGAACGCTGGGCGGTAGCCGCCACGGAGAGCGGTGGCGCCCGCCTCGTCCCGCTGGACGCCGCGGGCCTGCCCACCGCCCCGGCCGTGACCGAACCCGAGCTGGCGGAGGCCGTCCGCAGCCGCCCCGGAGTGACCCGCTGGGTGTGGCGTTCGACCGCCGAGATATACCCCCGGCTGCTCGCCGCCGGGGTGTCCGTGGCGCGCTGCTACGACATCGAGGCCGCCGAGTCCCTCCTGCTGGGACACGAGGGACGGCTCGGTGAACCCCGCTCGGCGGCCGCCGCCCACGCCCGGCTGCTGCGCGCCCCGGTGCCGCCCGATCCGGCGCCGCGCCAGGCGGTGCCCGGCTCCCAGTCCTCCCTGTTCGAACCCCGCTCCGGCACGGAGCTGCCCTTCGACGCCCTGCTCCAGGTGTACGCGGACCAGCTCGCCCGGCACGACGCCACGGCCCGGCCGGACCGGATGCGGCTGCTGACGGCGTCCGAGTCGGCGGGCATGCTGGTCGCCGCCGAGATGAACCGCGCGGGGCTGCCCTGGCGGGCCGACGTCCACCGGGACGTCCTCCAGGAGCTGCTGGGCGAGCGGTACGCGGGCGGCGAGCCCCGCAGGCTGGCCGAGCTGGCGGACGAGGTGTCCGCCGCCTTCGGCCACCGGGTCCGCCCGGACCTCCCCGCCGACGTGGTGCGGGCGTTCGGCCGGGCCGGTATCAAGGTGAAGTCGACCCGCCGCTGGGAGCTGGAGGAGCTGGACCATCCGGCGGTGCGGCCGCTCATCCAGTACAAGAAGCTGTACCGGATCTGGACGGCCCACGGCTGGAGCTGGCTCCAGGACTGGGTCCGCGACGGCCGCTTCCGCCCCGAGTACCAGCCGGGCGGCACGGTCAGCGGACGCTGGACGACCAACGGCGGCGGGGCGCTGCAGATCCCCAAGGTGATCCGGCGGGCGGTCGTCGCGGACGAGGGCTGGCGGCTGGTCGTCGCGGACGCCGACCAGATGGAGCCGAGGGTGCTCGCCGCGATCTCCCGCGACCGGGGCCTGATGGAGGTGGCCGGGCACGACGGCGACCTCTACACCGCGCTGTCCGACCGCGCTTTCCACGGCGACCGCGACCACGCCAAGATCGCCCTGCTCGGTGCCGTCTACGGCCAGACCTCGGGGGACGGCCTGAAGAATCTGGCCGCCCTGCGCCGGAGGTTCCCGCACGCCGTCGCCTATGTGGACGAGGCCGCGAAAGCCGGCGAGGAGGGCCGTCTCGTACGGACCTGGCTCGGCCGGACCAGCCCGCCGGCGGCCGGCAGCGGGGACGACGGGGAGGCCGGAATACCGCAGGAGGGCGGCGACGACCTTCCCGGGGAGGGCTCCGGGTCCCCGGCGGACGGCGGGTTCACGCCCGGCTACGCCTCGTCCGACGCCCGTGCCCGCGGCCGCTTCACCCGCAACTTCGTGGTGCAGGGCAGCGCCGCCGACTGGGCGCTGCTGCTCCTGGCCGCGCTGCGCCACTCGCTCACCGCCGCCGGGCTCCGCGCCGAACTGGTCTTCTTCCAGCACGACGAGGTGATCGTGCACTGCCCCCGGGAGGAGGCGGAGACGGTGGTGGAGGCGATCCGTGCCGCCGGTGAACTGGCCGGCCGGACGACCTTCGGCGAGACACCGGTGCGCTTCCCGTTCACGACGGCGGTGGTGCGGCGGTACTCGGACGCCAAGTGA
- a CDS encoding ABC transporter ATP-binding protein — protein sequence MNQAAVRLRSVTRSYGRRSGAVTALDGVSLDIPRGTFTAVMGPSGSGKSTLLQCTAGLDRPTGGQVFLGDTELTGLSERRLTLLRRSRIGFVFQAFNLLPSLTAEQNVALPLRLAGRRPGRAEVLDVLERVGLRERAGHRPGELSGGQQQRVALARALVTRPDVLFGDEPTGALDSTTGQEVLSMMRAMVDDGQTVIMVTHDPVAAARADRVLFLADGRVRGELYAPDAEQIAARMTGMAAVPC from the coding sequence ATGAATCAAGCAGCTGTCCGACTCCGTTCGGTCACCCGGTCCTACGGCAGGAGATCCGGCGCGGTGACCGCGCTGGACGGAGTGAGCCTGGACATCCCGCGCGGCACCTTCACCGCCGTCATGGGCCCGTCCGGCTCCGGTAAATCAACCTTGCTCCAGTGCACCGCCGGGCTCGACCGGCCGACCGGCGGCCAGGTGTTCCTCGGTGACACCGAACTGACCGGGCTCAGCGAGCGGCGGCTGACGCTGCTGCGCCGCAGCCGCATCGGCTTCGTCTTCCAGGCGTTCAACCTGCTGCCCTCCCTCACCGCGGAGCAGAACGTGGCGCTCCCGCTGCGGCTGGCCGGCCGCCGCCCCGGGCGGGCCGAAGTCCTCGACGTGCTGGAGCGGGTGGGGCTGCGCGAGAGGGCGGGGCACCGGCCGGGGGAACTGTCCGGCGGCCAGCAGCAGCGGGTCGCCCTGGCCCGCGCGCTGGTCACCCGGCCCGATGTCCTCTTCGGTGACGAACCCACCGGAGCGCTCGACTCCACCACCGGACAGGAGGTCCTCTCGATGATGCGCGCCATGGTCGACGACGGACAGACCGTGATCATGGTGACGCACGACCCGGTCGCGGCCGCCCGCGCCGACCGGGTGCTGTTCCTCGCCGACGGCCGGGTGCGGGGCGAGCTGTACGCGCCGGACGCCGAGCAGATCGCCGCGCGCATGACGGGGATGGCGGCGGTCCCGTGCTGA
- a CDS encoding FtsX-like permease family protein, which translates to MLSLVLRGIRNRWVTFAGSFVALALGVGIVATTGLALAATFDAPHRGPERFAAAPVLVRGEDRLRVDTPIGVRTRALTDPRPVPAELAAELARLGRTELDRTFPVAVGPARPAGDGEQAVGHPWPVAAAAPYRLVSGRAPAASGEVVVTAADGSNPGTRTGVGDRITVTTPAGSGTRTVVGTVRPAHNPAGFETAVFFTEAEAARISPDIDAVVVHADPAAVRAAVRKEAGKGSGTGSGMAVLTGDERRRADPDPDRDAEALVSVNALLGTAAGITAFVSVFVIASTFSYGVAQRRREFGLLRTAGATPGQVRRLVYAEAVLVGVLASAAGCRLGLSGAPRLASWMAGEGMAPRWFAIGDQAWPLHTAFWTGLAVALAGAVTAAHRAGRTGPVEALRESSVDSGSMPLSRILLGAAVLLTGAVLVAVALVQDPGGLLKRKTYITQPMLLIVGFALFAPVLVRPAIRLLTWLPARLPGAAGLLTRENACAGLRRTAAVAAPVLVTVALAVSLMGTTATIDAAGAAEARTQATGDFVATADGGAIPARFVERARRIPGAVVSVSRSTSVTVLEEGVALVGSEARAVDPADAAAVSAMPVVAGRFADLDDGGIVVNEEWLTTTVGERVGVWLGDGRKVTLRVVAVLATGTGGNGVYVTPRNAAGAGIDRVDIGVRPGAERSAVAEQLYADGRATGTDVLTTAQWVKAAHPATGGSTRTGLLMILAIALLYTGIALANTQVMATADRVRELAVLRLAGATKAQVLRLVGVEALAVVAVGAVLGALVAALNLLGVRTALGRLGVGSGVVVPWGAIGLVVGVSAALAVVFAVLPASLALRTRPVELAGTRE; encoded by the coding sequence GTGCTGAGTCTCGTGCTCCGGGGCATCCGGAACCGCTGGGTCACCTTCGCCGGGTCCTTCGTCGCGCTGGCCCTCGGCGTCGGGATCGTCGCCACCACCGGTCTGGCGCTCGCGGCGACGTTCGACGCACCGCACCGGGGCCCGGAGCGGTTCGCCGCGGCCCCCGTACTGGTCAGGGGCGAGGACCGGCTGCGGGTGGACACCCCGATCGGCGTCCGTACGCGGGCGCTCACCGATCCCCGCCCGGTCCCGGCGGAGCTCGCCGCGGAACTCGCCCGCCTCGGCCGTACTGAGCTGGACCGCACGTTCCCCGTGGCCGTCGGGCCCGCCCGCCCGGCCGGTGACGGCGAACAGGCCGTCGGCCACCCCTGGCCGGTCGCGGCCGCCGCCCCCTACCGGCTCGTCTCCGGACGGGCCCCGGCCGCGTCCGGCGAGGTCGTCGTGACGGCGGCGGACGGCTCGAACCCGGGGACGAGGACGGGGGTGGGGGACAGGATCACCGTCACGACCCCGGCGGGCAGCGGCACCAGGACGGTGGTCGGGACGGTTCGCCCCGCCCACAACCCCGCGGGCTTCGAGACCGCCGTGTTCTTCACCGAGGCGGAGGCCGCCAGGATCTCCCCGGACATCGACGCCGTGGTGGTGCACGCGGATCCGGCGGCGGTACGCGCGGCCGTACGGAAGGAAGCGGGCAAGGGCTCCGGTACGGGCTCCGGCATGGCGGTCCTCACCGGCGACGAGCGGCGCCGGGCCGACCCCGATCCGGACCGGGACGCCGAGGCCCTGGTCTCGGTCAACGCCCTGCTCGGCACGGCCGCGGGCATCACCGCCTTCGTCAGCGTCTTCGTGATCGCCTCGACGTTCTCGTACGGAGTGGCCCAGCGCCGCCGCGAGTTCGGCCTGCTGCGCACGGCGGGCGCCACTCCCGGCCAGGTGCGCCGGCTGGTGTACGCGGAAGCCGTCCTCGTCGGCGTACTCGCGTCGGCCGCCGGCTGCCGGCTGGGCCTGTCCGGTGCGCCCCGGCTCGCCTCCTGGATGGCCGGCGAGGGGATGGCGCCCCGCTGGTTCGCGATCGGTGACCAGGCCTGGCCGCTGCACACCGCGTTCTGGACCGGGCTCGCCGTGGCCCTGGCCGGCGCGGTCACCGCCGCACACCGGGCCGGCCGGACCGGGCCGGTCGAGGCGCTGCGCGAATCCTCCGTCGACAGCGGCTCGATGCCGCTGAGCCGGATCCTGCTGGGCGCGGCCGTCCTGCTGACCGGGGCCGTGCTGGTGGCCGTCGCGCTCGTCCAGGACCCCGGCGGGCTCCTCAAGCGCAAGACGTACATCACCCAGCCGATGCTGCTGATCGTCGGGTTCGCCCTGTTCGCACCCGTGCTGGTCCGCCCCGCCATCCGGCTGCTCACCTGGCTTCCGGCCCGGCTGCCCGGCGCCGCAGGGCTGCTGACCAGGGAGAACGCCTGTGCCGGGCTGCGCAGGACGGCCGCCGTCGCCGCTCCCGTGCTCGTCACCGTCGCCTTGGCCGTGTCACTCATGGGCACGACGGCCACCATCGACGCGGCCGGGGCCGCAGAGGCGCGTACCCAGGCGACCGGTGACTTCGTCGCCACGGCGGACGGCGGGGCGATCCCCGCGCGGTTCGTCGAACGGGCCCGGCGCATCCCCGGCGCGGTGGTCAGCGTCTCGCGCTCCACCTCCGTGACCGTACTGGAGGAGGGCGTGGCGCTCGTCGGCTCCGAGGCCAGGGCGGTGGACCCGGCGGACGCGGCGGCCGTGTCCGCGATGCCGGTGGTGGCGGGCCGGTTCGCGGACCTCGACGACGGCGGCATCGTCGTCAACGAGGAGTGGCTGACCACGACGGTCGGCGAGCGCGTCGGCGTCTGGCTGGGCGACGGCCGCAAGGTCACCCTGCGGGTGGTGGCCGTGCTCGCCACCGGGACCGGCGGCAACGGCGTCTACGTCACCCCGCGCAACGCCGCCGGTGCCGGAATCGACCGGGTCGACATCGGGGTCCGGCCCGGTGCTGAACGGTCGGCCGTCGCTGAGCAGTTGTACGCGGACGGGCGGGCGACCGGCACCGATGTGCTGACCACGGCGCAGTGGGTGAAGGCCGCGCATCCGGCGACCGGCGGCAGCACCCGGACCGGGCTGCTGATGATTCTCGCGATCGCCCTGCTGTACACGGGGATCGCGCTGGCCAACACGCAGGTGATGGCCACCGCCGACCGGGTGCGGGAGCTGGCGGTACTCCGTCTCGCCGGGGCGACGAAGGCGCAGGTGCTGCGGCTGGTCGGGGTGGAGGCGCTGGCCGTGGTCGCGGTGGGCGCGGTGCTCGGCGCGCTCGTCGCCGCGCTGAACCTGCTCGGCGTGCGCACCGCTCTCGGACGGCTCGGCGTCGGGTCAGGCGTCGTCGTCCCGTGGGGCGCCATCGGCCTCGTGGTGGGGGTGAGCGCGGCGCTGGCCGTGGTCTTCGCCGTACTGCCCGCCTCGCTCGCGCTGCGCACCCGGCCGGTCGAACTGGCGGGCACGCGCGAGTGA
- a CDS encoding carbohydrate-binding protein, translating to MPPDPVDRFSEDRPISRKTLLKAALVATAVPLLGGTGVALARDTGSSGLPLAPTPDCDDGDGPTHDQIEGPYFKPDSPLRTSLVSAGTPGVRLTVSGYVFGRGCEPLPGVLLDFWQADTNGAYDMSGFAFRGHQFTDAAGAFTLSTVVPGLYPGRTRHIHVKARAPGSAVLTTQLYFPAEPRNSTDTLFDPALLMNVRSVGSAKEGTFDFVLDVAQDPTDPTDPTDPPTEPGGGWAAGTLYSAGDRVTYGGGAYRCLQAHTALTGWEPPNVPALWERG from the coding sequence ATGCCGCCCGACCCCGTCGACCGCTTCTCCGAGGACCGGCCGATCAGCCGCAAGACCCTGCTCAAGGCGGCCCTGGTGGCCACCGCGGTCCCGCTGTTGGGCGGGACCGGGGTGGCGCTGGCGCGCGACACCGGTTCCAGCGGCCTGCCGCTCGCCCCGACACCGGACTGCGACGACGGCGACGGCCCGACCCACGACCAGATCGAGGGCCCGTACTTCAAGCCCGACTCCCCGCTCCGCACCAGCCTGGTGAGCGCGGGCACGCCCGGTGTCCGGCTGACCGTCAGCGGCTATGTCTTCGGGCGGGGCTGCGAGCCCCTGCCCGGAGTGCTGCTCGACTTCTGGCAGGCCGACACCAACGGCGCGTACGACATGAGCGGATTCGCCTTCCGCGGCCACCAGTTCACCGACGCGGCCGGGGCCTTCACCCTCTCCACGGTCGTGCCGGGGCTGTATCCCGGCCGCACCCGGCACATCCATGTGAAGGCCCGGGCGCCCGGCTCTGCCGTCCTCACCACACAGCTCTATTTCCCGGCCGAGCCGCGCAACAGCACCGACACCCTTTTCGACCCGGCACTCCTGATGAACGTCCGGTCCGTCGGCTCGGCCAAGGAGGGGACCTTCGACTTCGTCCTCGACGTCGCGCAGGACCCGACCGATCCCACAGATCCCACCGATCCGCCGACCGAGCCGGGTGGCGGCTGGGCGGCCGGGACGCTCTACAGCGCGGGAGACCGTGTCACGTACGGCGGGGGCGCGTACCGCTGTCTGCAGGCGCACACCGCCCTGACCGGCTGGGAGCCGCCCAACGTCCCCGCGTTGTGGGAACGCGGGTAG
- a CDS encoding DUF2786 domain-containing protein — MESVIDQAFAAALYSDGDAGLDTGASLLAADPASDGELLRRGEEFVRRAWERGWLPADLVRVVRRELDEHGAALAAGLITSEVRRYERLPPRWQSQLDELPPAPRPGRPDRFSYASAFLGLCRLLLRLPAIEPVGPPPGAPRDGLSLPPAHDEPRMLTRIRALLAKAEATGFPEEAEALTTKAQELMARHSIDEALLAARTHSDRAPGACRIGVDAPYETAKAILLDAVASANRCRAVWNSDLGFSTVVGFEPDLAAVELLHTSLLVQGTVAMTRAEAGQRAGGRKRTKTFRQSFLMAYAQRLGRRLAEGTARATAEADAEGAAAGPPTATDPGLLPVLAARDMAVTDTAERMFPQTTTTRVRGAIDPDGWTHGTAAADRARMGADAPEISGRDRRTPRT; from the coding sequence ATGGAATCGGTGATCGACCAGGCATTCGCGGCCGCCCTCTACTCGGACGGCGACGCCGGTCTCGACACCGGGGCCTCGCTCCTCGCCGCGGACCCGGCGAGCGACGGCGAGCTGCTGCGGCGCGGCGAGGAGTTCGTCCGGCGGGCCTGGGAGCGCGGCTGGCTGCCCGCCGATCTCGTACGGGTCGTCCGCCGCGAACTCGACGAGCACGGGGCCGCGCTGGCCGCCGGGCTGATCACCTCTGAGGTGCGGCGGTACGAGCGGCTGCCGCCCCGCTGGCAGTCCCAGCTGGACGAGCTGCCGCCGGCGCCGCGGCCGGGCCGGCCCGACCGGTTCTCGTACGCCTCCGCGTTCCTCGGGCTCTGCCGGCTGCTGCTGCGGCTGCCCGCCATCGAACCCGTCGGGCCCCCGCCCGGGGCGCCGCGCGACGGGCTGAGCCTGCCGCCCGCCCACGACGAACCCCGCATGCTGACCCGGATCAGGGCGCTGCTGGCCAAGGCGGAGGCGACCGGGTTCCCCGAGGAGGCGGAGGCGCTCACCACCAAGGCGCAGGAGCTGATGGCCCGGCACAGCATCGACGAGGCGCTGCTCGCCGCCCGTACCCACAGCGACCGCGCGCCGGGCGCCTGCCGGATCGGGGTGGACGCCCCGTACGAGACGGCGAAGGCGATCCTGCTCGACGCCGTCGCCTCCGCGAACCGCTGCCGGGCCGTGTGGAACAGCGATCTCGGCTTCTCGACGGTCGTCGGCTTCGAACCGGACCTGGCGGCCGTGGAACTCCTGCACACCTCGCTGCTGGTGCAGGGCACCGTCGCGATGACCAGGGCGGAGGCGGGCCAGCGGGCGGGCGGGCGCAAACGGACCAAGACCTTCCGGCAGTCCTTCCTGATGGCGTACGCCCAGCGGCTGGGCCGCCGGCTGGCGGAGGGCACCGCCCGCGCCACCGCGGAGGCCGACGCCGAGGGCGCCGCGGCCGGACCGCCCACCGCGACGGACCCCGGTCTGCTGCCCGTGCTGGCCGCCCGCGACATGGCGGTCACGGACACCGCGGAGCGGATGTTCCCGCAGACCACGACCACCCGGGTGCGGGGCGCCATCGACCCGGACGGCTGGACCCACGGCACGGCCGCCGCCGACCGGGCCAGGATGGGCGCGGACGCCCCGGAGATCTCCGGCCGGGACCGCCGGACCCCGCGCACGTGA
- a CDS encoding alpha-lytic protease prodomain-containing protein: MERSVLRRRVLAACTATVAVGVLALAGLTGTASADPSPASPASPAAGADRLSPGLIEAMRRDLGLTADGARARIGAESRAAASAAGLRHSLGTGFGGARVSGDAAELTVATTDAADTARITEAGARAVVVAHSLAELTSAKAALDRVARQRPPKDVPAWYVDVRTNRVVVEAGRSAAAESFLAAAEVSRELVTVSQSAGQPRTFTDLRGGDAYYMNGTGRCSIGFPVKRGTQGGFVSAGHCGTPGVSTSGYNQQAQGSFQGSTFPGRDYSWVAANTGWTPRPLVNGYGNGDVTVTGSTEALEGSSVCRSGSTTGWHCGTVQQRNSSVTYQEGTVSGVTRTNVCAEPGDSGGSFISGSQAQGVTSGGTGNCSQGGTTYFQPVNPALQAYGLTLVTSGTPTDPPTDPTDPPTDPGGSWAAGTVYAAGDVVTYGSGNYRCLQGHQAQPGWTPPNVPALWQAL, from the coding sequence GTGGAGAGATCCGTGCTCCGAAGACGTGTACTGGCCGCGTGCACCGCCACCGTGGCCGTCGGCGTGCTCGCGCTGGCCGGACTGACCGGCACCGCGTCCGCAGACCCTTCCCCCGCCTCCCCTGCCTCCCCCGCCGCCGGGGCGGACCGGCTCTCCCCCGGTCTGATCGAGGCGATGCGGCGCGATCTCGGGCTCACCGCCGACGGTGCGCGGGCCAGGATCGGCGCCGAGTCCCGGGCGGCAGCCTCGGCCGCCGGACTGCGGCACTCCCTCGGCACCGGTTTCGGCGGCGCCCGGGTGAGCGGTGACGCGGCGGAGCTGACCGTCGCCACCACCGACGCGGCGGACACCGCCAGGATCACCGAGGCCGGTGCGCGGGCCGTCGTCGTCGCCCACAGCCTGGCCGAACTCACCTCGGCCAAGGCCGCCCTCGACCGGGTGGCGCGGCAACGGCCACCGAAGGACGTGCCCGCCTGGTACGTCGATGTGCGCACCAACCGCGTCGTCGTCGAGGCCGGCCGGAGCGCCGCCGCCGAGAGCTTCCTCGCTGCGGCCGAGGTGTCGCGCGAACTGGTGACGGTCAGTCAGTCAGCCGGACAGCCGCGCACGTTCACCGATCTCCGGGGCGGTGACGCGTACTACATGAACGGCACGGGCCGCTGCTCCATCGGCTTCCCCGTCAAGCGCGGCACCCAGGGCGGATTCGTCAGCGCCGGGCACTGCGGTACCCCGGGTGTCAGCACCAGCGGCTACAACCAGCAGGCCCAGGGCTCCTTCCAGGGCTCCACCTTCCCCGGCCGCGACTACTCCTGGGTCGCCGCGAACACCGGCTGGACCCCTCGGCCGCTGGTGAACGGCTACGGCAACGGCGATGTGACGGTCACCGGTTCCACCGAGGCGCTGGAGGGCTCGTCGGTCTGCCGCTCCGGCTCGACGACCGGCTGGCACTGCGGCACCGTCCAGCAGCGCAACAGCAGCGTCACCTACCAGGAGGGCACCGTCTCCGGGGTGACCCGCACCAACGTGTGCGCCGAACCCGGCGACTCCGGCGGCTCGTTCATCTCCGGCAGCCAGGCCCAGGGCGTCACGTCCGGCGGCACCGGCAACTGCTCCCAGGGCGGTACGACGTACTTCCAGCCGGTCAACCCGGCGCTCCAGGCGTACGGGCTGACCCTGGTCACCAGCGGCACCCCGACCGATCCGCCCACGGATCCGACCGACCCGCCGACCGATCCCGGCGGCAGCTGGGCGGCCGGAACGGTGTACGCGGCGGGTGACGTGGTGACGTACGGCTCCGGCAACTACCGCTGCCTCCAGGGACACCAGGCCCAGCCCGGCTGGACGCCCCCGAACGTCCCCGCGCTGTGGCAGGCGCTGTAG